A genomic segment from Sphingopyxis sp. DBS4 encodes:
- the rplL gene encoding 50S ribosomal protein L7/L12 produces MADLAKIVEDLSALTVLEAAELSKLLEEKWGVSAAAAVAVAAPAAGGAGAAAAEEQTEFDVILTGDGGNKINVIKEVRAITGLGLGEAKALVEGAPKAVKEGVSKAEAEELKAKLTAAGATVELK; encoded by the coding sequence ATGGCTGATCTCGCAAAGATCGTTGAAGACCTGTCGGCGCTGACCGTTCTGGAAGCTGCCGAGCTTTCGAAGCTGCTCGAAGAAAAATGGGGCGTTTCGGCCGCCGCTGCCGTTGCGGTTGCCGCTCCGGCCGCTGGTGGCGCCGGCGCCGCTGCTGCTGAAGAGCAGACCGAATTCGACGTTATCCTGACGGGTGACGGCGGCAACAAGATCAACGTCATCAAGGAAGTCCGTGCGATCACCGGCCTGGGCCTGGGCGAAGCCAAGGCGCTCGTCGAAGGTGCGCCGAAGGCCGTCAAGGAAGGCGTGAGCAAGGCCGAAGCCGAAGAGCTGAAGGCCAAGCTGACCGCCGCCGGCGCGACCGTCGAACTGAAGTAA